The following proteins are encoded in a genomic region of Hymenobacter siberiensis:
- a CDS encoding S8 family serine peptidase, whose translation MVPLSFKWVSLALVAGALNALAAAPAAAQGTVRRHLVYFRDKAGTPFSVAQPQAFLSARSLARRTRQGIAVLPRDLPVNPAYVVQIRAVSGGPQVLYTSRWFNAAVVSCDSLTLTRIMALPKVSRASTLNRSYRAPAPFTAPAQLPEPAARGTLATRALYGPAYRQNQQIGALAMHDAGFRGDGMQIAVFDAGFPGTDTISALRPLFQEQRLASTRNFVDGGTSVYGRSDHGTNCLSTMAANKPGFFIGTAPKATFHLCITEDVYSEHPIEEANWLAAAEYADSVGVDVISSSLGYTDFDAPSVSYTYADLTGRNAISSRAATMAARVGMLVVSAAGNEGNHAWRYVSAPADADSIMSVGAVDSLGNHALFSSYGPTADGRIKPTLSAMGQATAVLSPNGGAYRGNGTSFACPVLAGMAAGFWQANPTLTAQQVIVALRSTATQAIAPDNTLGYGIPNFVTAYNALHPMAPLATSPAAAGATDALRLYPNPIGSGLLTLVLPAALRGQPLKVRVLDARGAVVAQQQLPAADGDEASLRLAPLAKGNYSCEVSTGSIRRTVKFVQQ comes from the coding sequence ATGGTGCCACTTTCGTTCAAATGGGTAAGCCTGGCCTTGGTGGCCGGCGCGCTGAACGCCCTGGCCGCCGCTCCGGCGGCGGCGCAAGGCACTGTGCGCCGCCATCTGGTGTATTTTCGGGATAAGGCGGGTACGCCCTTTTCGGTGGCGCAGCCGCAAGCGTTTCTGTCGGCCCGGTCGCTGGCGCGGCGCACCCGGCAGGGCATCGCCGTGCTGCCCCGCGACCTGCCCGTGAATCCCGCCTACGTGGTCCAGATTCGGGCCGTGAGTGGTGGGCCGCAGGTGCTCTACACGTCCCGCTGGTTCAACGCGGCCGTGGTTTCCTGTGATTCCCTCACGCTGACCCGCATTATGGCCCTGCCCAAGGTGAGCCGCGCCAGCACCCTCAACCGAAGTTACCGGGCACCGGCCCCGTTCACCGCGCCCGCGCAGCTGCCCGAGCCGGCCGCCCGGGGCACCTTGGCCACCCGCGCCCTCTACGGCCCGGCCTACCGTCAGAACCAGCAGATTGGCGCGCTGGCCATGCACGATGCCGGTTTCCGGGGCGACGGCATGCAAATCGCCGTATTCGACGCCGGCTTTCCCGGCACCGATACTATTTCGGCTCTGCGCCCCCTGTTCCAGGAGCAGCGCCTGGCCAGCACCCGCAACTTTGTGGACGGCGGCACCAGCGTGTATGGCCGCAGCGACCACGGTACCAATTGCTTATCGACGATGGCGGCCAATAAGCCGGGCTTCTTTATTGGTACCGCGCCCAAGGCCACGTTCCACCTCTGCATCACGGAGGATGTGTATTCCGAGCATCCCATCGAAGAAGCCAACTGGCTGGCCGCCGCCGAATACGCCGACTCGGTGGGCGTGGACGTCATCAGCTCCTCGCTGGGCTACACGGATTTCGATGCGCCGTCGGTGTCCTACACCTACGCCGACCTGACCGGCCGCAACGCCATCAGCTCGCGGGCCGCTACCATGGCCGCCCGCGTGGGCATGCTGGTGGTGAGCGCCGCCGGCAACGAGGGCAACCACGCCTGGCGCTACGTTTCGGCCCCCGCCGATGCCGATTCCATTATGTCCGTTGGGGCCGTGGATTCGCTGGGTAACCACGCGCTTTTTAGCTCCTACGGCCCCACGGCCGATGGCCGCATCAAGCCCACGCTGTCGGCCATGGGGCAGGCCACGGCGGTACTCTCGCCCAATGGCGGCGCTTACCGGGGCAATGGCACCTCCTTTGCCTGTCCCGTGCTGGCGGGCATGGCGGCCGGTTTCTGGCAGGCCAATCCCACGCTCACGGCCCAGCAGGTGATTGTGGCCCTGCGCAGCACCGCCACCCAGGCCATTGCTCCCGATAACACGCTGGGCTACGGCATTCCGAATTTTGTGACGGCCTATAATGCCCTGCATCCCATGGCTCCGCTGGCCACCAGTCCGGCGGCGGCCGGTGCCACCGATGCCCTCCGCCTGTACCCCAACCCCATTGGGAGCGGCCTGCTCACGCTGGTGCTGCCGGCCGCGCTGCGCGGCCAGCCGCTGAAGGTGCGCGTGCTCGACGCCCGGGGCGCGGTAGTGGCGCAACAGCAGCTGCCGGCCGCCGATGGCGACGAAGCATCGCTCCGCCTCGCGCCGCTGGCCAAAGGCAATTACAGCTGCGAAGTGAGCACGGGCAGCATCCGCCGCACGGTAAAATTTGTGCAGCAATAG
- the mnmA gene encoding tRNA 2-thiouridine(34) synthase MnmA — MEVKGRVLVAMSGGIDSSVAAVLLHEQGYEVVGMTMKTWDYASAGGSKKETGCCSLDSINDARDIAVQLGFPHYIIDIRNEFGDFVIDNFTEEYLAGRTPNPCVLCNTHIKWDALLRRADQLGCEFIATGHYANIRKDAETGRFVVSKGLDENKDQSYALWGVSQASLSRTLFPLGGMRKTEIYDEARRRGFTELVNKPESYEICFIPDNDYRGFLRRRVPGLEARVAGGNFVTKNGRVIGKHEGYPFYTIGQRKGLGVALGYPAFVLEIRPDTNEVVLGNYEELASTATVVGKLNMGKEATLLGRGLVPAVVKVRYNHDGAAAFLEEVDGKIRVYFEEPVHAITPGQAAVFYDGNDVLGGGWIERHVIGEFPLPFAATATAGL, encoded by the coding sequence ATCGAAGTAAAAGGAAGAGTCCTCGTCGCGATGAGCGGCGGAATTGATAGCAGCGTGGCCGCCGTGCTCCTGCACGAGCAAGGCTATGAAGTGGTGGGGATGACCATGAAAACCTGGGATTACGCCAGCGCCGGCGGCTCCAAAAAGGAAACCGGCTGCTGCTCGCTCGACAGCATCAACGACGCCCGCGACATTGCCGTGCAGCTCGGCTTTCCGCACTATATCATCGATATCCGCAACGAGTTCGGCGATTTCGTGATTGATAACTTCACCGAAGAATACCTGGCCGGCCGCACGCCCAACCCCTGCGTGCTCTGCAACACGCACATTAAGTGGGATGCCCTGCTGCGCCGCGCCGACCAGCTCGGCTGCGAGTTCATTGCCACGGGCCACTATGCCAATATCCGCAAGGATGCCGAAACCGGCCGCTTCGTGGTGAGCAAAGGCCTCGACGAAAACAAGGACCAAAGCTATGCCCTCTGGGGCGTGAGCCAGGCGAGCCTGAGCCGCACGCTGTTTCCGCTGGGCGGCATGCGCAAAACCGAAATTTATGACGAAGCCCGCCGGCGCGGCTTCACCGAGCTGGTGAACAAGCCCGAGAGCTACGAAATCTGCTTCATTCCCGACAACGACTACCGGGGCTTCCTGCGCCGCCGCGTGCCGGGCCTGGAGGCGCGCGTGGCCGGCGGCAACTTCGTGACCAAAAACGGCCGCGTTATCGGCAAGCACGAGGGCTATCCGTTCTACACCATCGGACAGCGCAAGGGGCTGGGCGTGGCCCTGGGCTACCCCGCGTTCGTGCTCGAAATTCGCCCCGATACCAATGAGGTGGTGCTGGGCAACTACGAAGAGCTGGCCAGTACGGCTACCGTGGTGGGCAAGCTCAACATGGGCAAAGAAGCCACCCTGCTGGGGCGTGGCCTGGTGCCAGCCGTGGTGAAAGTGCGCTACAACCACGACGGTGCAGCGGCTTTCCTGGAAGAAGTGGATGGCAAAATCCGCGTGTACTTCGAGGAGCCCGTGCACGCCATTACGCCCGGGCAGGCTGCTGTGTTCTACGACGGCAACGACGTGCTGGGCGGCGGCTGGATTGAGCGCCACGTCATCGGCGAATTCCCCTTACCTTTTGCCGCCACGGCCACCGCTGGCCTCTAA
- a CDS encoding transposase family protein codes for MNYLALRERPTQFLALTSLLPAEFDDLLTDFAPRWERHQRYHTLDGTRRRIPAHRERANATLSGTDTKLFFLLTYLKTNSLQEYQAASFGVSQTRVSRLTGPLLNVLNQTLAARGLSPVRDGAQLAQRLAAHPDKIFTYDGVERGIPRNADREGQEEEYSAKKKSIP; via the coding sequence ATGAATTATTTGGCCCTACGCGAGCGGCCGACGCAGTTTCTGGCCTTAACCAGTCTGCTGCCCGCCGAATTTGACGACCTGCTCACCGACTTTGCGCCCCGTTGGGAACGGCATCAGCGCTACCACACCCTCGACGGCACCCGGCGGCGCATCCCGGCCCATCGGGAGCGGGCCAATGCGACCTTGTCCGGTACCGACACGAAGCTTTTCTTCTTGCTGACCTATCTCAAAACCAATTCGTTGCAAGAGTACCAAGCCGCCAGCTTTGGCGTTTCGCAGACCCGCGTCAGCCGCCTGACGGGCCCGTTGCTCAACGTGCTCAACCAAACGCTGGCCGCCCGCGGCCTGTCGCCCGTGCGCGACGGCGCGCAACTGGCCCAGCGCCTGGCCGCGCACCCCGATAAGATCTTTACCTACGACGGGGTGGAACGCGGTATCCCGCGCAACGCGGACCGGGAAGGGCAAGAAGAAGAGTATAGTGCTAAAAAAAAGTCCATACCTTGA
- a CDS encoding transposase family protein has translation MKNNTLCDDTQYLHYLSPTESGRMHDKKVADEYPLHLPAGSVLRQDLGLLGHRPPGVLVEMPHKKPPKGELTFSQKLYNQLLSPLRVVIEHVHSGIKRLRMVRDKLRVRGDWFRDTVMVVACGLHNLRVRSPHRAYLAHERANPAN, from the coding sequence TTGAAAAACAACACCTTGTGCGACGATACGCAGTATCTGCACTACCTCTCGCCCACGGAATCAGGGCGCATGCACGACAAAAAAGTGGCCGACGAATACCCCTTGCACCTGCCGGCGGGCAGCGTGCTGCGGCAGGATTTGGGTTTGCTCGGCCATCGCCCGCCGGGGGTGCTGGTCGAGATGCCGCACAAGAAGCCCCCGAAGGGCGAACTGACCTTTTCCCAGAAACTTTACAACCAGCTGCTGAGTCCCTTACGCGTGGTGATTGAGCACGTGCACAGTGGCATCAAACGCTTGCGCATGGTGCGCGACAAGCTGCGGGTCCGCGGCGACTGGTTTCGCGATACGGTCATGGTGGTGGCCTGCGGGCTGCATAACCTGCGCGTCCGCAGCCCACACCGGGCTTATCTAGCACACGAGCGCGCGAATCCCGCTAATTAA
- a CDS encoding sugar transferase, producing MQLIRRFQYIKLVAADFGAALFAWMCFYLVRKYLLNELTGYHFTEGVLFDLTGSAIFIAIFWTVLYTLVGEYRDIYRKSRLGEILRLARVAMLGAVVIFFTLLLDDQGVVNYRAYYKTFTAYYLLHFFITAILRTLAVSSVQRQIRKQRIFFPTLLVGSNALALNTFYELSRTSRHLGLRLVGFAPVGDTIDETLAAELPARGSYQRLPALVRALKIEQIVIAIEPSEHLLIQDILALLEGTPARVSILPDLYQMLLGSVKVNHLFGTPLIEIKQDLLPVWQVVLKRVIDVVGSALFMLLACWVYAFTAVMVKLSSPGPVFYRQERIGRDGHPFRIIKFRSMFTDAEKMGPALSSDHDPRITKWGRFMRKVRLDELPQFWNVLKGDMSIVGPRPERQFFIDQIVKIAPHYRHLHRVRPGLTSLGQVKYGYAETVAQMVERLKFDILYIENMSLAMDFRVLLYTLKIIVEGRGK from the coding sequence TTGCAGTTAATTCGTCGCTTTCAATATATCAAGCTAGTGGCCGCCGATTTTGGCGCGGCGCTGTTTGCCTGGATGTGTTTTTATCTCGTGCGCAAATATTTGCTCAACGAGCTGACCGGCTATCACTTCACCGAAGGCGTGCTGTTTGACCTCACCGGGTCGGCCATATTCATCGCCATCTTCTGGACGGTGCTTTACACGCTGGTGGGCGAGTACCGCGACATTTACCGCAAGTCGCGCCTCGGCGAAATTCTGCGGCTGGCCCGCGTGGCCATGCTGGGCGCAGTGGTTATCTTCTTCACCCTGTTGCTCGACGACCAGGGCGTGGTGAACTACCGAGCTTACTACAAGACATTTACGGCCTACTACCTGCTGCATTTTTTCATCACGGCCATTTTGCGCACCTTAGCTGTGAGCAGCGTGCAGCGCCAGATTCGCAAGCAGCGGATTTTCTTCCCCACGCTGTTGGTGGGCTCCAATGCCCTGGCCTTGAACACGTTTTATGAGCTCTCGCGCACCAGCCGGCACCTGGGTCTGCGCCTGGTGGGCTTTGCGCCGGTGGGCGATACCATTGATGAGACCCTGGCCGCCGAGCTGCCCGCGCGGGGCTCCTACCAGCGCCTGCCGGCCCTGGTGCGCGCCCTCAAAATCGAGCAGATTGTCATTGCCATCGAGCCCAGCGAGCACCTGCTCATTCAGGATATTCTGGCCCTGCTGGAGGGCACGCCGGCCCGCGTGAGCATCCTGCCCGACCTGTACCAAATGCTGCTGGGCTCGGTGAAAGTCAATCACTTATTCGGCACGCCGCTCATCGAAATCAAGCAGGACCTGCTGCCCGTGTGGCAGGTGGTGCTCAAGCGGGTGATTGATGTGGTGGGCTCGGCGCTGTTTATGCTGCTGGCCTGCTGGGTCTACGCCTTCACGGCCGTCATGGTGAAGCTGTCGTCGCCCGGGCCGGTATTTTACCGGCAGGAGCGCATCGGGCGCGACGGCCACCCGTTCCGCATCATCAAGTTCCGGTCGATGTTCACCGATGCCGAGAAAATGGGCCCGGCCCTGAGCTCCGACCACGACCCGCGCATCACCAAGTGGGGCCGTTTCATGCGCAAGGTGCGCCTCGACGAGCTGCCCCAGTTCTGGAACGTGCTGAAAGGCGATATGAGCATCGTAGGCCCGCGCCCGGAACGCCAGTTTTTCATCGACCAGATTGTGAAAATAGCGCCCCACTACCGGCACCTGCACCGCGTGCGCCCGGGCCTCACCTCGCTGGGTCAGGTAAAATATGGCTACGCCGAAACCGTGGCCCAGATGGTGGAGCGGCTCAAATTCGACATTCTCTACATCGAGAACATGAGCCTGGCCATGGATTTTCGGGTGCTGCTCTACACGCTCAAGATTATTGTGGAAGGGCGGGGGAAGTAA
- a CDS encoding protein-L-isoaspartate(D-aspartate) O-methyltransferase: MSPLQDSYRHQGQRRALARELRLRGIHDERVLQALATVPRHLFFAPAFEAHAYQDKAFPIGEGQTISQPYTVAYQTQLLNLQPTDRVLEVGTGSGYQCAVLLQLTPHVDSIEFNEVLFARTRQLLATLGAGGAGLHCGDGSVGLPDRAPFDAILVTAGAPGLPPALLRQLRVGGRLVIPVGDSQTQRMVRVTREGAEAFVREEFEEFRFVPLLGAGGWRS, translated from the coding sequence ATCTCACCGCTTCAGGATTCATATCGCCACCAGGGACAGCGGCGGGCGCTGGCCCGCGAGCTGCGGCTGCGCGGCATTCACGACGAACGGGTGCTGCAGGCCCTGGCTACCGTGCCGCGTCACCTCTTTTTTGCGCCCGCCTTCGAGGCCCACGCCTACCAGGACAAGGCGTTTCCCATTGGCGAGGGCCAGACGATTTCACAGCCCTACACCGTGGCTTACCAGACCCAGCTGCTCAACCTGCAGCCCACCGACCGGGTACTGGAAGTGGGTACCGGCTCGGGCTACCAGTGCGCCGTGCTGCTCCAGCTCACGCCCCACGTCGACAGCATAGAGTTTAACGAAGTGCTGTTTGCCCGCACCCGGCAGCTGCTGGCTACACTGGGGGCCGGCGGGGCCGGGCTGCATTGCGGCGACGGCTCGGTGGGCCTGCCCGACCGCGCCCCGTTCGATGCCATCCTCGTTACGGCCGGTGCGCCGGGGCTGCCCCCGGCCCTGCTGCGCCAGCTGCGCGTGGGTGGCCGCCTCGTGATACCCGTGGGCGACAGCCAGACCCAACGCATGGTGCGCGTGACCCGCGAAGGGGCCGAGGCCTTTGTGCGCGAAGAATTTGAGGAGTTCCGGTTCGTGCCGCTGCTCGGGGCCGGGGGCTGGCGCTCGTAG
- a CDS encoding M43 family zinc metalloprotease, with protein sequence MIKMLRSFTSGLLAVAFALGGGFVALAQTPEGVVRQYPEHQTGYRCAFDSAQQAAFARQPGAAAAYRAFLQDVARMPTATQARLLATPDVTVPVVIHIIHTGGSNNISDAQVNDALRVINEDYSKTNRDTADVIPAFQALYANIGFRMKLARRDPSGNCTTGITRTYSTDTNIGDDRVKSLITWPQDKYLNIWVCTSANGAGGYAYLPCSGGAADGIVIRNAQFGSVGTSGGSNLAVRSLTHEIGHYFGLPHTWGGSNTPGLASNCSLDDGIADTPNTTGSQTSCSAAYGTGTVLTSFNPCGPLANVQNYMDYSSCTRMFTLGQRAVMRASLQLSCRQVLTSAANLLATGTNDGYAAPNCAPIVAFQSSATTVCDGSTVTFTDYSYNASLTAATYAWQFPGGVPGTSTLRNPVVTYPTGGLYNATLAVTAGGAMGMTTRTGLVQVVGPGSALVGAVAESFEAAGFPANFTVPDLRNWTNSSNTASTAARWIRRAGSPGGLAVSDGAACVLVASSVLTAGTQTMLTSPNINLSGLTVADQPAVTFDRAYALRAGQANESLAVQFSNDCGQTWATQRSFFSLVLNTRDTLRTYGYTPLAASEWKSLRVDIPAGYLTGHFQVRLTLQSNGGNYFYLDHLAVGAAPLLATRLRAGSLPARVYPNPLTAESVVEFTLAVPGPVELRLTDLLGRPVGAATRATGRAGLQTLPLLPTGAARPAPGIYLVELRTSVGRSTSKIVIP encoded by the coding sequence ATGATAAAAATGTTACGCTCTTTTACAAGTGGGCTGCTGGCTGTGGCCTTTGCCCTCGGCGGTGGCTTCGTGGCCCTGGCCCAAACGCCCGAAGGCGTGGTGCGCCAATACCCCGAGCACCAAACCGGCTACCGCTGCGCGTTCGACAGCGCCCAGCAGGCGGCGTTTGCGCGGCAGCCGGGCGCGGCCGCCGCCTACCGCGCCTTTCTGCAGGACGTGGCCCGCATGCCCACCGCCACCCAGGCGCGCCTGCTGGCCACCCCCGACGTGACGGTGCCCGTGGTGATTCACATCATCCACACCGGCGGCAGCAATAATATTTCGGACGCGCAGGTGAATGATGCCCTCCGGGTTATTAACGAAGACTACAGCAAAACCAACCGCGATACGGCCGACGTGATTCCGGCCTTCCAGGCGCTGTATGCCAACATTGGCTTTCGGATGAAGCTGGCCCGCCGCGACCCCAGCGGCAACTGCACCACGGGCATCACCCGCACGTATTCGACGGATACCAACATTGGCGACGACCGGGTGAAAAGCCTGATTACCTGGCCGCAGGATAAGTACCTCAACATCTGGGTGTGCACCAGCGCCAACGGGGCCGGCGGCTACGCCTACCTGCCGTGCTCGGGCGGCGCGGCCGATGGCATTGTGATTCGGAATGCTCAGTTTGGCAGCGTTGGCACCTCTGGCGGCAGCAACCTGGCGGTGCGCTCCCTCACCCACGAAATCGGCCATTACTTTGGCCTGCCCCATACCTGGGGCGGCAGCAACACGCCGGGCCTGGCCAGCAATTGCAGCCTCGACGACGGCATTGCCGACACGCCCAATACCACGGGCTCGCAAACTAGCTGCTCGGCGGCCTACGGTACGGGCACGGTGCTCACCAGCTTCAACCCCTGCGGCCCGCTGGCCAACGTGCAAAACTACATGGACTATTCCTCGTGCACGCGGATGTTCACGCTGGGCCAGCGCGCCGTGATGCGCGCCTCGCTGCAGCTGAGCTGCCGGCAGGTGCTCACCAGCGCCGCCAACCTGCTGGCCACCGGCACCAACGATGGCTACGCGGCCCCCAACTGCGCCCCGATAGTGGCGTTCCAGTCCTCGGCCACCACCGTCTGCGATGGCTCGACGGTGACTTTTACCGATTATTCCTACAACGCCAGCCTGACGGCGGCTACCTACGCGTGGCAGTTTCCGGGCGGCGTGCCCGGCACTTCTACCCTGCGCAACCCGGTGGTGACGTACCCCACGGGCGGCCTGTACAACGCCACGCTGGCCGTGACGGCCGGCGGCGCCATGGGCATGACCACGCGCACGGGCCTGGTGCAGGTAGTGGGGCCTGGCTCTGCCCTGGTGGGCGCGGTAGCGGAGTCATTTGAAGCCGCCGGCTTTCCGGCCAACTTCACGGTCCCCGACCTGCGCAACTGGACTAATTCCTCGAACACTGCCTCGACGGCGGCGCGGTGGATTCGGCGGGCCGGCTCGCCCGGCGGCCTAGCCGTGAGCGACGGCGCGGCCTGCGTGCTGGTGGCCAGCTCGGTGCTGACGGCCGGCACCCAGACCATGCTTACCTCGCCCAACATCAACCTGAGCGGCCTCACGGTGGCCGACCAGCCGGCCGTGACCTTCGACCGGGCCTACGCCCTGCGGGCGGGCCAAGCCAATGAGTCGCTGGCTGTCCAGTTCAGCAACGACTGCGGCCAGACCTGGGCCACGCAGCGCAGCTTCTTCTCGCTCGTACTTAATACCCGCGACACGCTGCGCACCTACGGCTACACGCCGCTGGCCGCTTCGGAGTGGAAAAGCCTGCGGGTAGATATCCCGGCCGGCTACCTGACCGGCCACTTCCAGGTGCGCCTCACATTGCAGAGCAACGGCGGCAACTACTTCTACCTCGACCACCTGGCCGTGGGGGCGGCGCCGCTCCTGGCCACGCGCCTGAGGGCCGGCAGCCTGCCGGCACGGGTGTACCCTAACCCGCTCACCGCCGAATCGGTGGTGGAGTTTACCCTGGCCGTTCCCGGCCCGGTTGAGCTGCGGCTGACCGACTTGCTGGGTCGACCGGTGGGCGCGGCTACGCGGGCTACCGGCCGGGCCGGCCTGCAAACGCTGCCGCTGCTGCCGACCGGAGCGGCCCGCCCGGCCCCCGGCATTTATCTGGTTGAACTGCGAACCAGCGTTGGGCGTTCGACCAGCAAAATCGTAATCCCCTAA
- a CDS encoding M43 family zinc metalloprotease, whose amino-acid sequence MLKKLLPTALTLALALTGLRASAQNLISERSPNWCGAVAEQERYFAEHPGAREAQRAMYKQMEALAATQQNRVSYVTDVTIPVVVHIIHASGPENISDRQINSAIDQLNTDYQKLNPDTANTVPVFRARAASIGFRFRLAKKDPNGNCTTGITRHYAPSLINDDQSGSVQSLVIWDRQRYLNIWIVSSIGTSTSGGGIVLGYSNLPQNSTAQRDGFVARGDWFGNQGTSSPARAQSRTATHEIGHYFGLSHPWGQTNNPGTGNCSGDDGVADTPTTDGTFNCDLTYSPCTDPATGQRILANVQNIMDYASCPTMFTQGQKTLMRNVLALRPERTGLTTQANLVATGTNDGYIAPASCAPVAAFAPAAGVSTSVCINTPVTLNDYSYNFSSGGGAITYAWSFPGGTPATATGASVSVSYAAAGFYPVTETVSNTSGSSTSSVTNYIRVEGPTGGEVAPYAESFEDANFPNLFADPTLRNYITSGFTSTGVAAPNYRWVRQANVPAATGTGYLIVQDRVIPVGATSQLITPNINLASVPRPASLSFSRAFALRTITSNEQLRISFSSDCGVTWSTPTVLDVTALTTQGLTPTDGYVPTSSASWQTTTVAIPAQFQGSGLFKVRFQMVNGTTAGNNFYFDNLRIAGPLATKADALASRGISVYPNPMTNETAVHLNLTTATQVQVRLTDVLGRNVVSLPAKMYGAGQQSVSLQSGGQTLKAGMYVVHISLDGETFTSKLNVE is encoded by the coding sequence ATGTTGAAAAAACTATTACCCACGGCGCTGACCCTGGCATTGGCCCTGACGGGACTGCGTGCCAGCGCCCAAAACTTAATTAGCGAACGCAGCCCCAACTGGTGCGGGGCCGTGGCCGAGCAGGAGCGCTACTTCGCCGAGCACCCCGGTGCCCGCGAAGCCCAGCGCGCCATGTACAAGCAGATGGAAGCGCTGGCCGCCACGCAGCAAAACCGAGTGTCGTACGTAACCGATGTGACCATTCCCGTGGTCGTGCACATCATTCATGCCAGCGGCCCTGAGAACATCAGCGACCGGCAGATTAACAGCGCCATCGACCAGCTCAATACCGACTACCAGAAGCTGAACCCGGATACGGCCAACACGGTACCGGTTTTCCGGGCGCGCGCGGCCTCCATCGGCTTCCGGTTTCGGCTGGCCAAGAAGGACCCCAACGGCAACTGCACCACAGGCATCACCCGCCACTACGCCCCCAGCCTGATTAATGACGACCAGAGCGGTTCGGTGCAGTCCCTGGTTATCTGGGACCGTCAGCGCTACCTCAACATCTGGATTGTGAGCAGCATCGGTACGTCCACGTCGGGGGGCGGCATTGTGCTAGGCTACTCCAACCTGCCGCAGAACTCCACGGCCCAGCGCGACGGCTTTGTGGCCCGTGGCGACTGGTTCGGCAACCAGGGCACCAGCTCGCCCGCCCGCGCCCAGAGCCGCACCGCCACCCACGAAATCGGCCACTACTTCGGCCTGAGCCACCCCTGGGGCCAGACCAACAACCCCGGCACCGGCAACTGCAGCGGCGACGACGGCGTGGCCGATACCCCCACCACCGACGGCACCTTCAACTGCGACCTGACGTACTCGCCCTGCACCGACCCGGCTACCGGCCAGCGCATTCTGGCCAACGTGCAGAATATCATGGACTACGCGTCGTGCCCCACCATGTTCACGCAGGGCCAGAAGACCCTGATGCGCAACGTGCTGGCCCTGCGCCCCGAGCGTACCGGTCTCACCACCCAGGCCAACCTGGTGGCCACCGGCACCAACGACGGCTACATCGCCCCCGCCAGCTGCGCCCCCGTGGCCGCTTTTGCCCCCGCCGCCGGCGTGAGCACCAGCGTGTGCATCAACACGCCCGTCACGCTGAACGACTACTCCTACAACTTCTCGTCGGGCGGCGGTGCAATCACCTACGCCTGGTCGTTCCCCGGCGGCACGCCTGCTACGGCAACCGGAGCTTCGGTTTCGGTATCGTACGCGGCGGCCGGCTTCTACCCCGTAACGGAAACGGTGAGCAACACCTCGGGTAGCAGCACCAGCAGCGTGACCAACTACATTCGGGTAGAAGGCCCGACGGGCGGCGAAGTGGCCCCCTACGCGGAGTCGTTTGAAGATGCCAACTTCCCGAACTTGTTTGCCGACCCCACCCTGCGCAACTACATCACTTCGGGCTTTACCAGCACCGGGGTTGCGGCCCCAAACTACCGCTGGGTACGGCAGGCCAACGTGCCCGCCGCCACCGGCACCGGCTACCTCATTGTGCAGGACCGGGTGATTCCGGTGGGTGCTACCTCCCAGCTCATCACGCCCAACATCAACCTGGCCTCGGTGCCCCGCCCGGCTTCGCTGAGCTTCTCGCGGGCCTTTGCCCTACGCACGATTACCAGCAACGAGCAGCTGCGCATTTCGTTCAGCAGCGACTGCGGCGTAACCTGGTCGACGCCCACCGTGCTCGACGTCACGGCGCTCACCACCCAGGGCCTCACCCCCACCGACGGTTACGTGCCCACCAGCAGCGCCAGCTGGCAGACCACCACGGTGGCCATTCCGGCCCAGTTCCAGGGCAGCGGCTTGTTCAAAGTGCGCTTCCAGATGGTGAACGGTACCACCGCCGGCAACAACTTCTACTTCGATAACCTGCGCATTGCCGGCCCGCTGGCTACCAAGGCCGATGCCCTGGCCAGCCGCGGCATCAGCGTGTACCCCAACCCGATGACCAACGAAACGGCTGTGCACCTCAACCTCACGACCGCCACGCAGGTGCAGGTGCGCCTGACCGACGTGCTGGGTCGCAACGTGGTATCGCTGCCCGCCAAAATGTATGGCGCCGGCCAGCAGAGCGTATCGCTGCAAAGCGGCGGCCAGACCCTCAAGGCTGGTATGTACGTGGTGCACATCTCGCTCGATGGCGAAACCTTCACTAGCAAGCTCAACGTGGAATAG
- a CDS encoding acyl-CoA thioesterase, with product MRKQKPVSDSFVIMTELVLPNDTNTLNNLMGGRMMHLMDIAAAIAAQKHSNRIVVTASVDNVSFRDSIRLGNVVTLQAQVTRAFNSSMEVHIDVWAEDIPNGTKLKTNEAFFTFVAVDQSGRPIDVPDAVPETEEEIRLFDGALRRRQLRLVLAGRMQPAEAQELKALFDLK from the coding sequence ATGCGCAAGCAAAAACCCGTTTCCGACTCGTTCGTCATCATGACCGAGCTGGTACTGCCCAACGATACCAACACCCTCAACAACCTCATGGGGGGGCGCATGATGCACCTCATGGACATTGCCGCCGCCATTGCGGCCCAGAAGCACTCCAATCGCATCGTGGTCACGGCTTCGGTCGATAACGTGTCGTTCCGCGACAGCATCCGGCTGGGTAACGTGGTCACGCTCCAGGCCCAGGTGACGCGCGCATTCAACTCCAGCATGGAAGTGCACATCGATGTGTGGGCCGAGGACATTCCCAACGGCACCAAGCTCAAAACCAACGAAGCGTTTTTCACCTTCGTGGCCGTGGACCAGAGCGGCCGGCCCATCGACGTACCCGATGCCGTGCCCGAAACCGAGGAGGAAATCCGGCTTTTCGACGGGGCTCTGCGCCGCCGGCAACTGCGCCTGGTGCTGGCCGGCCGCATGCAGCCCGCCGAAGCCCAAGAGCTCAAAGCCCTCTTCGATTTGAAATAG